The sequence caattacacacctattgagcgagcttgcctagaagTAATCTTGGCAGcaactaaattgaggcactacctattaacacataaagtataaCTCATttcaaagatagatccactaaaatacctactcaacaaagtagcattggtaggccacttggccaaatgggtgatgattctaagtgaatttgacattgagtatgtggaccgtaaggctatcaaggggtaagttattgtagatcagttgtcCGATGCACCCCTCATGGTCGATCAtcttcttatttccaattttccagatgaagagatattcatgatcacagcagcacaaccatggaaactatactttgatagttcatatactaggcatggctcgggggcggacattttgtttatcacacctcaaggtaagAGCATCGAAAAGTCTTATAggataacttttccatgtacaaacaacatagtagaatatgaggccctgATCACAAGACTTAGACTacccatacaatggaaattgaaagttatagatatatggcaactcccaactagtcatctgacaagtcacagacgaatatcagaccaaggatgataaattcatgttgtacaagaaaatggtggatagtttaaaagcatcatttactactatcacctttgagtagatacccaaagatcagaatcgagctactgacaccatggctaccattacatctctcctagatctttcacagaattcaacacgctacgagttcttggtagaacaactttggattcccgcttatgatatccttgaatccgagatgatatgtcgccttgtcagttttgaatccctatggtatggtgagttctacaactacctccgtgatcacacacttcctcctaaccaattgaataaccaacgtaaaaccttcatttgccaaactgctcgatataccataaTTGTTGAAAccttataccgacgtagtcttgatggtactctccttcgatgtttggaacaagatgagataacaaaggccttggaagaggtataagaaggaatttgtgggactcactcaagtggtgcttccttagcaaagaagatcatgcacactagatactattggtcgtccatggaaaaagaGTCCTATtttattagaaaatgcaagaaatgccaagttcatggagactgatacatgcaccaacataggaattgcaaccaatcacaacagcatggcccttttgtcaatggggacttgacctagtgggtaaaattcatccatcttcatccaacgaccacaaattcattattaccaccaccaaatacttcacaaagtggatcgaagttgttccacttacccaagtcactaacaagaagatcgcctcattcatccttaattacatcatctatcagtatggtgtacccatgtccatcctCATAGACAATGggtttcctttcaaaaatcaagatgtctgtgagctttgtgagaagtttcacatctaacaccgcttttccactccctattacccacaaggaaatggttaagCCGAAGCATCgaataagaacatattgagaatcctcaagaagacactCAATGATAccgaccgtgattggcatgtttaaTTAAATTCAGCACTAAgagcatatcgaactagcattcgaacccctacaagcgcaactccctactcactggtctatggcaccGAAGCTATCTTACTTATTGAatttgagataccatctctacagaTTTCCtttcataatctcatagatgatgaagcttacaaagtatcatgtcttcaagacttagagctacttgatgaaacgTGACAAGcaacatacaaccacctcaaagcctatcagcagtgaatgagaagaagctataatcatcgggttaaacctcatacatttgaggtaggtgaccttGTTCTCAGAGAGAGTCCTCgtaaccaacaaaacaaagaacatcagggcaagtttgaatcaaactggttggatCCATATGGCTCACACTCAACAGTtagttacttctcttgcttcttgttgtacttcacagattgcagtgggtgactttgttcaactttcagtcttgggttcaagttctatctctttggatgggggtactctacaagaTGTTCTAGTTGTACCTGAAATCTCGACAAACCTCTagtatatttatcaaatttggcaTTCTGGctttggtaagacagttgagttctcaccacatgatgtggttattcgaaacctccatgactctaatttggttgtggctactgggagtgttgatattgcatcttgtctttatagatttgatggatttgagccctctacgGATACatgttcatctcttatagcacatgtagattaagtgagtaagctttggcgtgagcgcttgggccatgtcaattacagatatctttagcagatgagtacacaagcacttgttcttgggctcccacagatttcctgcactattggtgtttgtcatggttgtgtgtttGGCAAGCATCAAagggatccctttccgaagggaagatCCCCTCGTGCTTTAGCACCTCTagagttgattcatagtgacctcatgtcattccctactcctttttTTGGGGCCAAGTATGTAGTCGCATGTATTGATGACTTCtttagatgcacatgggtgtactttcttacgTACAAgtatgatgtctttgattcatttcgaatcttcaagacatttgtagagaatcAGTCTAGTTGTTCTATTTGGAAGATACGTACAGAAAATGGGGGGGAGTATATGAATTgggcttttagagatttttgcattgagcatggtttatagtatcagtttactattccctacacccctcagtagaatggtgtcactAAGAAAAAGAATAGGACTTTAcgagagatggtgaattgtatgattcagtccaagtCCATGGATTTGTCTTTTCGGGTTGAGGTAGTCAATTATGCTAACTACATTCAGAATAGGATGCATCACAAGGTGGttcaacatatgactcctgaggaggcttagtctcatgacaagcctggtgtttcttttttctgagtatttggaaGTGAGGCATGGATATTTATTCTTGATGTTCAGAGGAGAGCAATGGAGCGGAAGAGCCAACCCATCATTTTTGTTGgatactatgaggatgttaaggcatacaggttgtttgatccttcTTTCAAAGAGGTCatgtttcgacgggatgttcagcTTGATGAGTGCCTTCCCACGGTGGATACCCTATCTCCAGTGTCTACCCCTCttcctactcctcccactgcatctcttcgGGATCATTTTGAGGATGATCctgttgatgttgatgatgatccaccatctccacctccacctccacctactccagcTCAGATGCCCAATTGGGTTCGCTTTACTGTTGAGGCGACAAGatctatggccggtgatcctttagatacttgtcacacccattctcatactgtgggcTCTAGTCTTTGGATTCAttccatttcagatgatcctcaaaagttttcagaggcaataggacaccctgagtgggattgtgctatgtaggaagagtattcttctttgatgaggaataatacttgggatctttgtccacTTCCTAAGGATAGAAAGATGGTACGGTGTCGATGGTTGTATCACACcaagtatgttgctgatggtttgattgataagtacaaaCCACGTtttgttgtgaagggtttctcgcaggttgagggtattgattattcCGAGACATTTTCCCGTgttgccaagatgaactctattcgctttgtacaagcgcttgcagcttctaggggatggcccattttttagatggatgtgaagagtgctttcttatATGGAgacctataggaggaaatctatatggattagcctcaaggatttgtgtaggatagttctttggtttgcaaactttggcattcattgtatggtctcaaatagaccccttgggcttggtatgaaaagatggactctttctttctctccactgGTTTCAGAcattgtcattccgatcacacagtgtacattcaatATCTTGAGGGTGAGaacctgattcttgtgctatatgttgatgatctcctcatcacaggtagctcatcctttatgattcaacatgttcaatgagctttgatggaccagtttgagatgacaaatctctatcttctacactattttcttggtcttcaagagATTTTGCCTTCTGATGGGATCTCCATTTACCAGCAGAAGtgtgctcttgatatgcttcagtgcTTTGGCATCCTTGATTGCAAGCCTTCCCTCACTCTTTTTCAATCAGGaattgttttgattactacttgccccactcctttagtagattctacactttatgggaagttggttggtagtttgttgtacctgacacacactcatcctgacctttcctttgtggttggccttgtctctcaattctcccatgatcctcatgagagtcattggcaagatgCCAAACATATTTTGTGGTACATTTGGGGCTCCATTTCTCATGGCATTCGCTACAcattaggggaacctcacattgttggctacactgactcagattgggctggtgatgtcaatgatcagaagtctacttctggctttgttttctgtcttggctttggtcctatcacatggtcttacaAGAAGCAGAatactcatgcattatcatctatagaggctgagtaccaagATGTTGTTCTCGCAAGTCAGGATATCTTATGGCTTCAACAAttgatgattgagtttggttttcctcctgatagtcccactattctttggtatgACAATAAGAGTGTTATTCACATTTCTTGCAACCCTATGGAGCATCAatggacgaagcacattgagcttcacaagcatttcatctgccagttgatttaggatggttctctcattttggagtacattcccactgccaagcaagttgcaaacatcttcacgaaacctttttcATCGCCGCGCTATCATTAGTTGTGCTCTATGCttagggtgaaggaagttgtccttggagggtctttatgaggccttccttccttcatatttctttcagcatgttcttttatcttttTTCTGAGAGGAGATTTTtaccactgggttttctcctttttctcctttttctacatttcatagagatttccttgtatttgggtacctgattaggcctttttgtcgggacccatctttcctgcttttagtagttgttctatgTTTTCACTTCTCCCTAAGTCTTGATTAAGGGGGtgtgttagagtaatcaggtctttacttgattaattaaatgacacttgtttaattaattaagttcccctttatctcttttacacttaagctaactttaggtgcataataattaattcttttattaattattatgtccaagcctagggttttcccttttagggttttttgatctattagaggttgaattcttttcttttgtattattattctattacacatttttgtgaatacagagctctcatattcttgagaatttcttgtgtttatgttttttttctattgcttccttgcttctccttgtaacaggtttatccagcttgcaaagatcatttgggctcctgtggtgttgtatttatcaactctcacaaGTCTTTGCGGTTGATTTGTTAGTTAGTCCCACTATTTGTTGAtctgaaagtgcacacaaaagggattctctagctctacaataattctcaagctccttatccaagtttgttggaggaggattgtcGGATGCtgaattataaggtgtaacaccttTCTCAGTAATCTCCCAGATTTCCttcccaagacatctcagatgagtctccatccaaatctttcaTACCTTATAATATTTTCCAtgaagcctaggaatttctcttagGAAAACAGCTACAGATGAATTTGATGAGCTTGTACTGATAGATGCCATTgaatcttcctcaagtgattaagcttctgcaaagagtaacaagctctgataccaattgttagatagcttagataaccggaggacaactgagagggtgggggtgaatcagttgtcaacatattataaaaatttaagcattcaaaaccttaataccagaacacataagatcaatactagaaagTATAAACCAAATACCTTAATAGCAGATATAATAATTAAGCATAAATATAAATCATGGaataattaccatccatccataacacatgacaccaagatctgTATGTGAAAAACCTGACAAGGGGAGAAGCCACGGTGGAaaacctacccatagttagataatacttttttagtaagtatgtgattacaaaattgaggggcttgcacatgcaagaaggccaacagcctagggcacactgctcatcacaaaaggagcgtcATTGACTCTAAAatgaatccagactacaatccagaaagaagagtgaactgcaataataacatctcttatgcctgagtatagttctggttaagctcagtactgaAGGATTGAATCCTATCTTGCGAACCCAATTCCATCACCTATGATCAactaaaacctctgcatatgattaaaacattattcacacacagataatcgcaTAATCATTCCATAACGcacatcccatgatctacaaaaagATGCTACATCATATATACCatcccaagacctaaacaattaggtcggccacctaaataaTATATTCATTACacaaacccataatccaatgatcaaccaggtCAGCTTGGgtcgaaaacaatgtaaaccaaacATTAAATCCCACCGGTAACGTATTGCAATCATCTATAAACATGTTACAttaactggtccataacctaaatagatccggacctaaaataggtcaccatcaACCAAATCCAACATCACCGATCATCAaaaacacgaacaagataaccaatagcatcccacGAGCCATCTAGAATCCGCACCAACACAACTTACCAAGTGTATCAAAATATATTTAAcaaagctctatcgatgaaacccttactagtaaccaaaaggcttactagaacaaatgatagcgtCTGAATCATCAAACCTTGAACCAACTGATCGTATTACACAACATGAATGATGAATCCAAACAAGTTCCACAAACCAAAACATATTAGAGTATAATCCAACCACTCAGCCAGAAACTGCCGgataccgataaacaaccaaagcagctagtgttgacatcaatgacaaaacataatcatttcatCCAAATTGCTAACACCTACATGTGGTACATAAATAGATTAATAGGAATTTTATGTATATGATAAGATAAAGGACCAAATAGGTGTGATAAATTACATCTATTGAGCTCATAGGGGTAAAATTGATTTGACCAAAAAACTTCATGTGGAAGAGTTTTTCCCAAAATGTTTACTACTTATGTGGTGGCCATGATTTTAATCAACTTATTTGACCAAAATGATTTTAGTTGAAGCTCTTTAGTTTCTGTCCAAATATAGATGCACACATTTTTTAAAATAGCATATCAATATTTTCCATAGAATTATTGCATGCAAAATAGTTTATTACAAAACTTGGTGGAACTAGATTTGTTATTGTTTTATCATTTTTTGTAAACCATCTCCAAACCACTATTTTTAACAATTCTATTTCTCGAAAAAACTAAAAGTATATTGTTTAGATCTAAACATTTCAATTCTAAAactctatatatttaaattttaattattgttagtaatttatttttatgtttactACAAGTATGTCGTttacaccaaagacaacaattttacTACAAGTTTATCtttaaaatttaagaaaaatataatACATCAATGATGGGAATCCTTGTTGGAAAATTATATTATGTGTAGTGATGTATATCGAAATTAAATGTAGTTATAAATATGAATTGTATTATGGCTCATGTACCCTCAAATATTGTTGCAAGGCTTGAATTTTTACCGTATTATTTTCCATTCTAGAACATAGAATACCTAAAATAGTAAGTGGGTAATATATTTGTTGTAGAAATCATATATTATGAATATGAATTGATGACTAAAAATTTgtaagaaatttagaaaataaaaagatgaaataaattatttttcttgGTGTAAGATTTGTCAACCAgatatacaattcattattacataTTCAGTATGCATCTTTCCTCTTATGTAAAAATTTAATTAAGTTGATATTCAAACTGCTAGGAATTCAATTTCATACTTTTAATTGGTTGAACCCAATTTGAacaatattttttcctttttttttgtttgtttgttgcccCCTCTTGCCATCTTATGATAGaacttatattttatttttgagaTTATATTTTTACTCTTATGAATGCTTCTCTTGAATATGATAATATGatgtttgaattttattttatatttaatgatatgtttaaaaatattaaaaaaattatatcatcctcCTCTATTTCTTTAATGCTACAACAAACAATAAATAACTATGAAATTATGTATGATACAAAGAATTGTAGAGAGGGAGTTTTCCTAGCATTACTAGAAGAAGTTCACCTAATATGATTTGATAACTTTTTGATGTTAAAATTGAATCCGAATAAAGAGGGCTCCCAAATTGTTGGATtggttaaattttaaaaatttattatcttCTTTTATTTAGTAAAATTAAAAACTACAAAGTTTTATTGTTGATTAATCACAATAATGCGGCTATgagaaatattaaattaatattttcttaGAAGTTTGAAGTGAAGAGGATTTTCAAGAGGGTCAATCGtacattatttattttttcaaatcaaTAGATGTTTGGAGTTTGAAAAAGTTACAATGGTAAGAAATATTGACCTTTCAAATTTGTTCAAACTTTTTTTACTGCTATTATCTATGGTCAGTATAGCTTAAagataacaatttttatttttcataGTATAGAATTTAAAACTAATAAGaaaaattatttattgttttagaagatcaatattttttaaaaatgaaaagGTAAGGCCAAAAATAAATCCAATTGGCTTGAAATTATTTTTGACTTGTAACAATGTTACTTTATTCTAATGAATAAATAGAATGAAATATTATTCTAAATATATCCTTTACACAACCTTAGAAAAAAATCATGTTCAACAATATATTGATCTCGCCACCTTCGTCGAAGAGTTTATAAATATATGTGAAATCAAATTAAAAACTTTAATTTTTGTATACACGTGTATGAAGTAAAAGTAAAAATCATaaattagaattttaaattttaatattttcatggGGTAAGTCAATACAAAATTGAGGATGTCGTATATTAAGTTAAAGAGGAATCATAAACTATCCATATATTCTAATATTTAATTAGCTAGATCAAATGTGACGAAGGAAATGTAGTAAATTTGATCACTCTAACTAAATTGAAAGTCTAAAACTGtgtaaaaataataacaataaaatattaaacttattttaatatttcaataaaataagaGAACTAAGGGGGAAGGATGTCTatgaaaatgcaaaataaaaattaaagcaaAAGTGAATTTTAGGgacaatttatttttcaatttaaaatcatctttcaaaacaatgttatattttaatattattttatgataCGGTGAAATTGTGTTTTTAAGAAAtatattgttttaatattttaatggtgatatattttttattttcctacCTTCCAAATTTTTCAAGGAAAGGATCATACAAGCTATAAAGATACAATAAACTATCAATTTTAAGTGATTGTAGAAATGAATGTTCTTGCTATAACTAACAAGGTTTGTACTCTAGGTGTAAACTTTGATTTTCAATGGCTACCTATCTTCTTTCCACTCTTGTTGTTTATTTTTTCTACTTCTTTCTCTTTATACATATTTTAGAAATGAGGTTGCAAAAGGCTAAACATTCttacaataaattataatattatgatGCTCCTTTATCTAAAAAGGATTATGTGTATCACTAAGTTGTTGAGTTTAGGTTGTCTATTCTTTTCTCTATTgtgatatattatttaattttatgagTGTCTCAATGTTTGTTTCAAAGAGGTTTATGTTAATGTAAAAGATGACTAATCATCAAGTCTAATAAAAAGAGATTGTTATATGAAAGTTTCTAGGGTCATCTTTGATTATCTTCAATTATTATGTGCTTGCTTCTTTCTCAGTAATATCTTAAAATACAATTCAATGtgtaaagaagcaagaagatgacaatgatgaaatATAAGAAGCACTAATTATTTTTAGCTCGTCAAATGGTTTATTATCTAATAGAATTATTTAAATcttcataacaattctcataataaaaaCTATTGTTTAAGCATTTATCTTCTGGAAACCATGAGCAATATTGACACTCTTCAAAAACCATCAGGTTCCGTAGCACTGTTTCTGTGCTATCCCATAAGTGGACTTCAGGGAGTAAAACAGTACGTTTTCCGGATATCCCCTTTTCAAATCCCAATTGGCCTGGTTTAAATTCGATTCCAGCCTGGCCTAATAAATAGGCACTTGGGATTGACACCTCATTGAAAGAAAGATTCCTATCAAGACGAGGAAACATATTCATGCAGTTGAGTTGTCGGAGCCTATCAGGTAGTTTCATATTCATCGACCGCCAACAGCGTCCATGGTCATTGTTGCCACCAGAGCGGTCACTTTCAACAGCAATACCTGTTATCTCAGTTTCAACAGCAATACCCGATTCCGCACTTGTACTTATTAACAGATCATTAACGACCAATCTAGACAAATCAAGTAGATGGCGTGGAGGTCGTTCCTTCTCTATGTGCCTCTTAAGTTCTGATGTATTAGGACTATCAGGTCGTGAAACTGAAAAGGGAAATCCATTGAACACATTATATACACTCAGCAATTCAGCCAACTTTGTTGTTGCATCTTCTCGGGATTTAAATTCCAACTCGAGTAGAGCCAAGAGAATAAATAGAGGAATTTGATTTTCCACCTTCATGATATCATTCATTATGGCAGAAAACATGGTGTTATTATTTTGAAAAACAAGGCTGAAAGCAATTGCTTCATTCGATCTAAAGAATTCAACAATAAAACAAGCATCCATTGCCATCATCCGAGATAATGCCTTTCCATCAAAGTTTATTGATTCTTCATAGCACTCTCTGATGTTACACTCAAACTTTTGAATCTCTGAAATCAATGTGCTCAAATCTATTTGAAGCCTTGTTAGTGTTCTACGGACTGCTTCTAGTTTATGTGAATTCATCGTAGAGAATTCAGCATTAAAATGATGGTAAGGCCCAAGCGCTACAACCAAAGGAGTGTATGCTTGTCGTTTAGAAATCATTATAGGTTTAGGCACTCTGTAAATACAAACATTTTCTGACACTTGCCACAT is a genomic window of Cryptomeria japonica chromosome 7, Sugi_1.0, whole genome shotgun sequence containing:
- the LOC131856542 gene encoding uncharacterized protein LOC131856542, whose translation is MDYTKAHEVMPSLSEKRQIPNTNMQDVSDSGMEMEDNGSAKSLVDPYYKSVEEEEMAQPDMPVYSSLKNEVNCGVQTQCNVSDESWHIEMQSMFECPSKMWQVSENVCIYRVPKPIMISKRQAYTPLVVALGPYHHFNAEFSTMNSHKLEAVRRTLTRLQIDLSTLISEIQKFECNIRECYEESINFDGKALSRMMAMDACFIVEFFRSNEAIAFSLVFQNNNTMFSAIMNDIMKVENQIPLFILLALLELEFKSREDATTKLAELLSVYNVFNGFPFSVSRPDSPNTSELKRHIEKERPPRHLLDLSRLVVNDLLISTSAESGIAVETEITGIAVESDRSGGNNDHGRCWRSMNMKLPDRLRQLNCMNMFPRLDRNLSFNEVSIPSAYLLGQAGIEFKPGQLGFEKGISGKRTVLLPEVHLWDSTETVLRNLMVFEECQYCSWFPEDKCLNNSFYYENCYEDLNNSIR